CTGCAGGCAGCGGGACTGGCGCACCACTTCCCGGTGGTGGTGGACGGCGTCGCCGCCGCTGCCGCGGGGCTGCCCGGGAAGCCCAGCCCGGCCACGTACGAACACGCGGCGCAACTGCTGAACCTCCCCAGCGAGGAGTGCGTGGTGGTCGAAGACGCCGTGTCCGGCGTTCAGGCCGGGAACGCCGGCACCTTCCATTCGGTGATTGGAGTGGACCGCGGAGCCGGCCGGCAGACGCTCCTGGACGCCGGCGCCACTCTGGTGGTTGAGGACCTGAACGAACTCCTCTAGACCGACAACACGCCCCCCCAACCTGCACCAACGCCAAAAGGAACCCCAACAGCCATGGCACTCATCACCTCTGACCGTGCTCGTTTCCCGAACGACCCCTGGCAGCTCGTGGAGACCGTCCACCTGTCCGGAAACGCCGGAACCCTGGAAACCCTCTTCAGCCTGGGCAACGGCCATCTTGGCATCCGCGGCGCCCACTGGGCCTCCGCCGACGCTGACCTGCCCGGCAGCTTCATCAACGGCTTCCACGAAACCTGGGACATCAAGCACGCAGAGAACGCCTACGGCTTCGCCCGCACGGGCCAGCGGATCCTCTACATCCCGGATGTCAACAACTTCACGGTAATCATCGACGGCGAGACGCTCACCCTCAGCGAATCAACGGTGCTGGACTACCGCCGCTCCGTTGACTTCGCCACCGGCATCTACGAATGCCGGATCACCTGGCAGTGCCGTTCCGGCGCCACCGTCACCACCACCGAGCGACGGGCAGTGGGCTACCAGACCCGCGGCGCCCTGGGCATCAGCCTCGAAGTTGCTGCGGACCGGGACGTCTATGCGGACGTGACATCCTCCGTGATCAACCGCCAGGACCAGCCCGTGGAAGACCACTCCACGCACGATCCGCGCCGCGCCGGACGGCACGCCGGCCGCGTCCTGCTGCCGGTACGGCTCGACGGCGGGGACGGCTCGCTGCGCCTGTCCTGGGAGGCAGCCGACTCCCGGCAGCGTGTCGGCCTGGCCGTGGACCACTGGACGTCGGCCGACGTCCAGCCGTTCGAGACCCTGGTGGACCAGGACGACAGCAGCGTCCGGTACGTCCTCGCCGTGGGTGCGGACCAGCCGTTCCGCCTCGAAAAGAGCGCCAGCTACGCCGTGGCGCGGGCCTTCCGCGAAGGAGCCGTGGACGGCGGTTCCCCGCAGGACCCGTCCGAGGCAGCGGAGGGCGCCCTGCAGCCCGTCAGCGCGATCTTCGCCGAAAGCGAGGCGCACTACCGGGACTACTGGGCCACCACGGACATTGTGGTGGGTGGCCAGCCTGAACTGCAGCAGGCCATCCGCTGGAACCTCTTCCAGCTGGCCCAGGCCACCGCCCGAGCGGACGTTGCCGGGATCCCGGCGAAGGGTGTCAGCGGCTCCGGCTACGAGGGTCACTACTTCTGGGACCAGGAGGTGTACCTGCTGCCGTACCTGACGTACACCAACCCGGACAACGCGCGCCAGGTCCTGGAGTTCCGGCACGAGATGCTGCCGGACGCGAAGGTCCGCGCCAAGGAACTGAGCGTGGACGGCGCACTCTTCCCGTGGCGCACCATCAACGGGCTCGAAGCCAGCGCGTACTACGCCGCCGGAACGGCCCAGTTCCATATTGCCGCCGCCATCGCGTTCGCCACCAACAGGTACGTGTGGGCCAGCGGCGATGCGGACTTCAAGCAGGGGATGGGCGCTGAGCTGCTGATCGAAACCGCCCGGATGTGGGTGTCCCTCGGCTTCTTCGGCAAGGACGGACTGTTCCACATCCACGGCGTTACGGGCCCGGACGAGTACACGGCAGTGGTGAACGACAACCTCTACACAAACGTCATGGCGCGGTTCAACCTGCGCACCGCGGCGGCCCTGGACCACCCGGAAATCGACGACGCCGAACGCGAACTCTGGGAGCAGGCCGCCATTCGGATGCAGCTGCCCTACGACGAAGACCTCGAGGTGTATTCGCAGGACAACGACTTCATGACCCTGGAGCCGTGGGACTGGAGCACGCCCCGGTCCAAGTACCCGCTGCTGCTGAACTTCCACCCCCTGGTGATCTACCGCCACCAGGTCCTCAAGCAGGCGGACACCGTGCTGGCGATGTTCCTGCAATGGCAGGACTTCACGGCCGAGGAAAAGCGCCGGGCGTTCGACTTCTACGATCCAATCACCACCGGCGACTCCACCCTGTCCGCCTGCGTCCAGGGGATCATGGCCGCCGAGGTGGGCTACGGGAAAGCCGCGCTGGACCACTTCACCCACGCGCTGTACATCGACCTTGACGACACCCACGGCAACACGATCGACGGCGTGCACATCGCCTCCACCGGCGGTGTCTGGAGCTCGCTGGTCAGCGGCTTCGCCGGCCTGCGCGACCAGGGGGAGGTTCCGTTCTTCGACCCGCGGCTGCCGTCCGAATGGGAGGGCCTCACCTTCCACCTCAAGGTGCGGGGCCGCCTGCTCTTCGTGGAGCTTGGCCAGGAATCCATCGGCCTCAGCATCCGGGACGGCGAGCCGCTGGAGGTTGACGTCCGCGGCGAGCTGCTCACCGTGGGCAACGACGTTACCCGGGTGCCGCTGGCCCCTGTCGGCGCGCCGGAGCCCACTATCTTCCCGAGCGGACTTCCGACGGCGTCCATCCCGATAGTGCGCGCACGCAGCTAGGCGGCAGTGCTCCCAGCGGGCAGTGGTCCCAACGGGCAGTAGTCCGAACGGTCCGGCGGGATCAACCGAACGGTTGATCCCGCCGTCGTGCTTCGGCGAAAGACTGGAGACGTGAAAAAACTCTTCCATGCCTCTTTTGCCTATGCCATCGCCGGTGTCCTCTCCGGCCTCTACTACCGTGAGTTCACCAAGGCCTACGGCTTTACCGGGGAGTCCCAGCTGGGCCTGGTGCACACGCACTGGCTGGTGCTGGGCTTCGTCGTTTTGCTGATGGTGCTGATGCTGGAGAAGATCTTCGGCCTCTCCGCTGCCGCGCCGAAGCTGTCGGCCTGGTTCTTCCGGACCTGGAACGCCGGCGTGGTGGTGACCGGCGGAATGATGCTGGTCAAGGGGTCGCTCGTTGCCGCCGGCGCGGACGCCGGTTCCAAAGCCCTCGCCGGGATTGCCGGAACCGGACACATCCTGCTGTCCGCCGGCCTGGTGCTGCTTTTCCTGGCCCTCCGGAAGGCGCTGACGGCGGCTCCCCGGACGGCGCCCCGCAGCGGACTGGGAACGCGCGGCGCGGGGAACGTGGCCTAGGGGCTGTCCGCCGACTCCCGGTCCCCGGCACTGCGGTCCAGCGGGTGGGCCAGCTCGTCTGCCGGCATCCGGGCCACCACCATTGCCACTACGGCCATGACGGGGCACACGCCGCCGGCCACCAGGAAGATCACCCACGTGGGCACCACCTCTGCCACGGGACCCGCCAGCGCCATGGAGACGGGCATGAGTGCCAGCGATACAAAGAAATCCAGGCTGGAGACCCGGCCCAGCAGGTGCGGGGGAACGCGGCGTTGCAGGAGCGTACCCCAGATGACCATGCCGATGCCTCCGGTTGCGCCGAACACGAAG
Above is a window of Arthrobacter sp. FB24 DNA encoding:
- a CDS encoding glycoside hydrolase family 65 protein is translated as MALITSDRARFPNDPWQLVETVHLSGNAGTLETLFSLGNGHLGIRGAHWASADADLPGSFINGFHETWDIKHAENAYGFARTGQRILYIPDVNNFTVIIDGETLTLSESTVLDYRRSVDFATGIYECRITWQCRSGATVTTTERRAVGYQTRGALGISLEVAADRDVYADVTSSVINRQDQPVEDHSTHDPRRAGRHAGRVLLPVRLDGGDGSLRLSWEAADSRQRVGLAVDHWTSADVQPFETLVDQDDSSVRYVLAVGADQPFRLEKSASYAVARAFREGAVDGGSPQDPSEAAEGALQPVSAIFAESEAHYRDYWATTDIVVGGQPELQQAIRWNLFQLAQATARADVAGIPAKGVSGSGYEGHYFWDQEVYLLPYLTYTNPDNARQVLEFRHEMLPDAKVRAKELSVDGALFPWRTINGLEASAYYAAGTAQFHIAAAIAFATNRYVWASGDADFKQGMGAELLIETARMWVSLGFFGKDGLFHIHGVTGPDEYTAVVNDNLYTNVMARFNLRTAAALDHPEIDDAERELWEQAAIRMQLPYDEDLEVYSQDNDFMTLEPWDWSTPRSKYPLLLNFHPLVIYRHQVLKQADTVLAMFLQWQDFTAEEKRRAFDFYDPITTGDSTLSACVQGIMAAEVGYGKAALDHFTHALYIDLDDTHGNTIDGVHIASTGGVWSSLVSGFAGLRDQGEVPFFDPRLPSEWEGLTFHLKVRGRLLFVELGQESIGLSIRDGEPLEVDVRGELLTVGNDVTRVPLAPVGAPEPTIFPSGLPTASIPIVRARS
- a CDS encoding DUF2871 domain-containing protein, whose product is MKKLFHASFAYAIAGVLSGLYYREFTKAYGFTGESQLGLVHTHWLVLGFVVLLMVLMLEKIFGLSAAAPKLSAWFFRTWNAGVVVTGGMMLVKGSLVAAGADAGSKALAGIAGTGHILLSAGLVLLFLALRKALTAAPRTAPRSGLGTRGAGNVA